In Apis mellifera strain DH4 linkage group LG10, Amel_HAv3.1, whole genome shotgun sequence, the genomic window CTTTAGATGAAGCGAAggcgttaataaataattttctgaaatgaaattaatattcgatcaaCGAGTTGAGATAGATTAGTTAGCAAAATTAGAATAACTTGAAAtctatcaatttctttctgcATCTTGACCTAAGTTTCTCGACTGTCAGCGAGGATTACCGTGCCTCCTACCTAACTCGGTTAACCGACCTTGCAACCATCCTTTTTTCGATTGTTGtcgttctaaaaaaataaattcgatcaatCAATCTGttaactaattatatatatattatactatttatttattttaattttaacattgatTGCAAATTTTCGTGAGAAAGTTTTTGTTGTAacaaataaatcgattaattaaactgTCTCTCTTTAGATAAAGCGAAggcgtaaatattaataaataattttttgaaatgaaattaatattcgatcaaTAAGTTGAGATAGATTActtagaaaaattggaataactCGGACAtctatcaatttctttcttgatataaaaatacgaattgtTTGAGGTTGGTTCGACAATGTTCGCAATGTGGAAAATGGTAGTCGATCggacaaacatttttttcctatACTCTCTCGCATCCTTCcattggaaaagaaatttgtgCAGATCACTACGATGAAGAAGAAGCGATGTCGGAAATGACGTTTAAATGGAAATCCTCGACAAAGGAACGGTTTGGTGGCAAGTTTCGAAGAAAACGCGTTTTAATGCACTACTGTACCGACAGGAGGGCCGTGAAAAGTGGCGTGGAGGAACGGAAAAATGcgcataaaaaaagaaaaaggtctgcccccctccctccctctcgaaATCCGCGTGGCACGGGACGGGCGTCGATCGATCTGCAACGTCATCCTTCGATTGTTGCCACCCGATGGACGCCGACATATGCGCCCGCTCCTTAACGAGCCGCACGTTTTTCCGGAAAATCGTATTGTGCAAACTGATTCCTTGAATGAAACATCAGCTGCGCTACGTCGTAACAAAATAAGATTGTGAAATAATGAAGTGAAACGGATAGAAATCGAGTTAcgtaattatgataaaattaattttattgttgtaACTAATATAAAGAAGTCACTTGTAAAATGGAAACAAAGGAGTGTAAACACGGTGTAAGCAAAGTGTTTTCTATAGGGGTGGCTTGAAAGGGTGAAATAGATTTCAACAGGGGGCGATTATAAAGTCCCCTTCGGTGAATGGATGAACCTGTTGCAGGGAgggatgttttaattttttttctcttctttacgCGCTGCATCGATCTCGCATTACAACCCGCTTCGTACAATGGGTATCAACCTGTTGAGAGAAGGGgagtttttttcccttttttttttttttgctcgtaTTAGACGCGCCATAGGGGATTTTTTTCGATCCACAAAAAACCACGACCCTATATCGGATCGCTTGGGTTACAAGTGCAAGCTACCTGTATCGTACCATCGAGATTGGCGATAAATTtggtttttattattgtatcgcGACAAATGtgtgttttttctttcattctaatatctctctccctctctcgaagaagaaacaggatttattttatagcgtaaaaaaaaaaaaaaagaaagaaaggaaaaatcctttcctttctaattttttcgaaacaagGAAAGATAATCCTATCTTCAGAGTTTTCAGTTTCGATGGTGAATCCGTCGCGCATTCCACCACGGTTGAAGTTTTTATCGccgaataaaaaaacattccgGGGAAATATAAGCTTTTACCGTTACATCGCAAAAAGCTCGAAGCCAGAAAATGCTTTCACTTCGCTCCGCTTCAACTCGAGGGAAGGGTACGAACCGGATAAGCCTGGAAGAGGTCCTTTGCTGGTGGACAAGCTTCTGAAAAGGCCCTTAAAAAACTGCGGGCGCGGACAATTCGAGGCTCTGAATACTTTCCATTGCTTGAAAGGATGCGCAAAGAAAGGGTTGAAAAAGGCCAGGTATCCACTCGCTAATCTTCGTCCGGCCCACGCGGCCGTTTTTTTTCACCGCATCATTCCGACAGGGGATCATCATTTTTTGTTCGACACAAATTTGACGAAACCaggttttttttcctttctttctttcttttttgtgaaaaaacaAACTCGAAGGCAAAAATTCTGTTAGAAAATCTATAAGAAGATTCCCTATCTATACAGAAATAACAATATCtcgtcgtatatatatatatatattggtaatgatattcgtttattaaaaatatctttttcatcaCGGATGAATATCTTACTTTTTAATTGGCGAGGAAACGAGTCTATGGACACAATCGGCTGGCTTTGTTAAGTATGGAGGGAGGAAACGAGGGAGGAATACGTAAATAGGGAACGGGATTCGGAATGATCGAACGCATTTGGAAGAATCCATAAAAATACTCGTGGAGCGTGCGGGACGTCATGGGGTTCGTGGCCACCCTCGCAAACTGCCTtcgtctctccttccttccccaTCGCCCCGTTCAAACCCACCCCTTGCCAAATCAGAAATCTGCCGCTTCCATCTCGTCCCAGAAACGATGGCTGATGCCTACGCTACGAGGCTACGTATATCcagtggaaaaaagaaacacggcCATTTACCCGCTTCTCTCGCCGTTTTTCCTCTCCCGATCGATCATTTCGGCCGAGATCGCCTCGATGACTAACAACAATGGCgagccgagagagagagagcgcaaGGACGGGTttagaggggggaaaaaaaccgAGATGCCTCCGCAATTTGCGTGGGACTACGTGGTAAATGGGACATACCTATCGAGACTTGGTAAGGTTACGTCATATAGGAATGTAACGTGGGATTCGACCCCTTTcgagatttcaatttttctctctttggaGAGACGAGTGTGTGTATACGCGATATTTCTCGAATGCGAGAGACATGGTTCGGAGGTTGGGTAATATGTTGAaaggatgtaaaaaaaaagaagaagaagaaattaggaATTAAAGAATGAAGATCGATTGTCAGTACGTaagtaaacaatatatttatcattatcgttATTACTAAGGCACTTGTTAccgatataaaaatgtatacgtCACAAATTATTGCCAATGAGCATATTTAAATACTGATATTAAACAACTAATTGCTTCtcatagtagtagtagtagtagtagtagtaatagtagtagtaatagtagtagtagtagtagtagtagtagtagtagtagtagtagtatgtATAATCTCAGATATTATGGATGCGTCACCCACGGGGAGTTTGAaggcttgtttttttttttttttcatattattttcgttttcggTTATTCGATCGTTATTAACAAACGATTTTCCATTCGTCGTGAAATAACaacacatttttcttttttttttttttccttttttctttccttttcctcgcgttaaaaattgaaaggcaCTTTGCAAGAGGTATCGTACCAACCTCCACGCGATGCTCCCCCGCCCCTGAACGTAACAACTAAAAAATTGAGTTTTAGACTAAAAGCAAGATACGGTAaaggtaatattaatattatcgttaactagcaataaaaataatacaattaaatgtaTCTGACCTGACACGCCTGGAAGCTATCGCATCGAGAGTAATGCACATATATAATCATCATGTAATACGCGTGGATTATTACATGATCCTCGGTCAACGATGGTAACTTTCCTGGATCGCGttcacaagaaaaaaaaaaaaaaaaaaaaaaaaaaaaaagaaatagatcttcgcgtatatatatatataatatattaaacttcGCATTACAATCGGATATAATATAACCATTATAACAGAAAACATAGTAGACATCGTAGTTAAagtagtaataaatttttgtgcttcttaaaaataatcataatatattatgtacaaaTGCATACTACTTAATTAAACTTGTTTCGAttgttttgatattaaattttcttaagctAAACAGTGCCTTCCTTCGTTCAATCGTTTTAACATTCgtctaaaataacaataataatataatttttttttcttcttctttgcacAGAAACCTTCGTCGATAAAagagattgataaaaataataaaatatttccgccctatatatgattattataacagACAGATGACGTAGCAAGCGTCATCGATCAGGTCTACTGTGTTTTATGTTTGCTACACTTTATGTTGCTACTATACATCAGCGATCGCTTTCCAAGTTTCAGTCGAATAATACAGATAGTAACACAAATATCGAATGAATATTACATGATCGTTTTTATTacttcgttaaaaaataaaaagaggtcGAATACTCGCGCTACTCGCACGGCCAGTAAGAAAGATGAAACCAGGCGTGCGAATAActacgaaaggaaaaaaaaaaatccgcattTGCATCTCCGAAACTTTTCCTTACTTACGGGAAAAGGCAGGAGAGCTTTACAATTTACGATTGtttctctcgttttcttttcttttttttttttctccgatttttctttctttctttctttcttttcttaatgaaACATTGCATGATGTTCGATGGACAATCGTGGTTGGCAGACGTAACTGCGACGATTCAATAACAATGAATATTCCATGATCAACAAGGAAAGTTTAAcaagataatattttgattatttgagaaaaatgaaactgtttttctcccttttcttcctttcttttttttttttttttttttattttattttatcttattttattttatttctttttaactagtgaaaataaaaacgtaaaatatggaataaatcaGTCGGATAAAATTCGATGATTGCGTGATCGTTATCACTGGGGTACGGAACTTATCAACGTTATCGCCGCATTATTTTCGGACTAACAATAGAAAGTTACGTCAACCTCCGTCTCCTCTtcgttctttattttttttttttcttcttttttttcctttttttttcttctttttctttctcttttttttttcttttgacgtatgtatgtatgtatgtattacaCTTAAGCTGCCATGTAACTAAATATACGTGTACGCACGTTGTCTCTCCTCTTTACCGTGTCGCTTTGATTATATCGGATAATAACCATTACTACAGGTTGTTTCACGAGAAACGTAGAAACAAAGTACAAGATTAAcggcctcttttttttcttctcccctttttttttttttttcctttctttcaacGTTCTTTCTTACTCCCAAAAGCTTCCATAGGGAAGGAAGAACGGGAAAAATCCTTAAGgctaaagatatttaaagataatctataaatatcatatactcTCCTTTTGTAATCTCCATTATATAACTGTATGTAGTATAAAACGTAAGAGAATTTTACAATCTAACAGTGATTTCAAAATACCAATAACTGCAATTCGTAACAAGTAtagactttatatatataaaaaaaatatatatatatattcattttgtgTTCCCCTCttcaaaagtatttaaaaggGTCTAAAAAAACGTGTTTgtctattttaacaattattaccaCATGTTCTCATTCATAAACATCTCGTATGGACGGttattgctttaaaaaaaaaaaaaaaaaaaaaaaaaaaaaaaaaaaaaaaaaaaaaaaaaataatgacgaTCAGTATCGTCGTTCTAATCGATTGCAATGAAAAGGCACTTCGTTTAAGCATATCGCTTGTAAAATAGTCTGAGCATTATCGACACTCGATTGTGTagtgtatatgtatgtgtatatatataccgtgtgtgtatatacataatgcttatatacgtatacgtatatatatatatacatatacttacATTTGACACACGATTCGAAGAAATCTGTTTCGAACCTGAATCATACACGTAACACGATTTACTCCATATGTCAACTTCAAAGATATAGACAAGCGTgtccgtgtgtgtgtgtatgtgtgtgtgttaaAAATGCTTCGATACTTTTAGACGCTGCCGTTGCTTccgtaaatattgtataaagatCACCGCTACACGAATCgacgaatattcgaataaaaaatatcgttttatcgaACATCataccttcctcctcctcctctccctcttttttccctttatcTTCTCTCTAACACATTTTTCGCTTAATAATTGCACttgtttctcattttttttttttcgtttcacgaTCTTTCAATCAATAATTGTTGAAATCCCGTGAAACGCATCAGGTATGATGCATTTTActcttttcgtttcatttaaatttaaatcacacGCGAGATCGAtgatcctatatatatatatatatatatatatataaaaaaaaaaaaaaaaaaaaaaaaaaaagaaaatctgatATGTCATGATATCAGATTTTTTTGTTGTAAACCAacgtgatataaatataattaaacaacaaTTTACTTGTCTACTCCATACTATCGGGAAGTATATCGagcttttttttcctctcccatTACGCTCTCCCTTCGTTAACCCGAACGGTACgcacattaaatatttattacccaTAATATTCAGTCCTTTCTCTTGCTCCCTAACGTACAATATATGCTTTAGTATAGAAATACAAacttatatacaaaatgttgGGGACAAACGCACTCATACACGCATACAAACATACGAACACTCAAATACTCTAATaacaagagagaaagagaaaggatccGAATACGTTCTTCGATTTACATACAAGATGTCCTAAAAATCTCGAAATACAATATCAAAGATCGATATTCTTTATTCGATTCCAACAGgtggcaaaaaaaaagatgaggaTAAACTAGTTTTCCTCGCTTAGAAGAAGCCTCTCAATGATAAATACGGCCTGCTCAacatttcatcaaaaattttcttcaggAAGACTCGACAAGCTTGACCATGAACACTAGATTTCCAAGGCTTCGAGagttcatcatttttttcaccATCTTTCTGTTGTTTTCAACAAACGTGTCAAAGCTAACAAGAAATTCACGGTatagaattcaataaaaaataacgatcgTCCGCACGATTGTCAACATTTCTAGGGCACCCTGCGAATGTTGCTGTATACACGTTCGTATATACGTTGAGCATAACGCGTTGCAATTAAAGGCTCCATCTCTacttaaactttaaattttttttttcctcgttcacgtgcgttttttttttcttttttttcctttttctctatGGAATAGTCGTTAGACTTTATTGGTAAGATCCTCTAGAATCATTCCAGTTCAGTTTTAGACGTattgaaattgcaatttttttttttttgttttttttttttgtttttgtaacGAATCAATTTCATCATAAATCGCTTGCCTGTCATAGACAATTCCCTCCTCCACACTACAGCCACGTCAGCACGTTTTCAGGTTTTGTCGTGTTAGGGTTTATCAACGATTGCACATCGTCCAAAATATCGCTACTAAAATCTTCGCTCAgctaaaaaaaacaaagttgtacAAAGAAAGGGATTACGAAACATACGCTCTGTAATTgctttcaaatataatcaatcGGATTCAATTCCAATTAGGTACCTGTAACGATGGAACGAGATCGTCGGTCGAATCGATATTATCGCTCAGAGTAGAAAGATCCGGGGTCTCCATGGGTGCGCCGCcatctgtttaaaaaaaaaaacaaaagaaggcTTTTAAcacttttgataaataaaaacgaattcGTCGATCGTCCTTATCTCGACACGTACGTACGGTAAATGTGAAGCAATTTATCTTACCGCTTGTACCATCCATATTATCGTCGATATTTGCAAGAAAATCTTCCGGTGTGTGAGGGAGGGAATAAGCGGAACCAAGGCCCAGGCCGCTGTCCGCGCTCTCCTGGCGTGCGTGTTGCTCGTTGATTCCCGACAAAAATGGGTCCATAGCGGCGTCGGTGGTGCTCTGTCGAAGCATTAGCTCTTGCTACAGGTGGAAAAAAACAACAGTTCGCGCGTTAATTGTCGGAAACAGAAGCGATCGAACGCGCTCGAGCGCGATTACCTGACGTATAATTTCCTGTTGCCGTTGTTTGAGACGCTCGCGTTCCATTTGTAGCGACTGGAGGCGAAGTTTCTGTTGACACGCTTGCAATGTTTGATTATTCTGAATACCACCACCTGTAGGTTGTTGCTGTTGAAGCCAATTTTGCGGTAACATTGCACCTGAGGTCGGAGCCCTTTGAAGATGAGTAGCTGAAACGTGTgcgcaattattattaattattcgatcgggataaaaatgattatccaAGATGAAGGAAACTAAAGTGAAAGATTCTATTCGCAAGATCGGAAACTTACGGATTCTTGGATCGAACCACGAAGTGGTGCGTGTCTGATGATTAATGAAATAGATTTCTCCTTCGGGAGTACGCGCTTGTTCCCATCCGTCGGGCAATGGACCTAGAGAATTGGTAGCGCCGGTCGAGGATTTCCCATTGTCGACGGCTGCGGCCACAGCCGCAACGTTCGCCGCCGCCGCTGTTTTTCGTGGATCTTCCCATGTCGTGGTTCGCGTCAGGTggctggaaaataaaattataacacatTTAGACGTGGTGCTATTTTGTACGTATAGCGTGGCTCCGTGCAGAAACTGAATACGCCACGGCACGTACAGTTATCCACATATAGTAGGCGCATTCTAAAAATAGTTCCATTCAAAAGACGACGCGAAGGAGTAACAGCAGGCGCCTAGCGGTAGTTAGCACACGAGTTTTAACGCCtcgaataaaatgtatttcgcGAGATTTTCCCTCCCTGaatgggaggaggggaaggccGGTCGCAGGGGGCGCACCTTCATCCCCCTTTCTTCGAGGTCGGGATAATCGATCGTTCTCGaagaatcgagaaagaaacCGCATTCGAAACGTTCGAGGACATCGtatcgtattttattaaagcGTTTCGCGGAAACGAAAACGGCGGGCCGGAAACTCGTGCACCGCGCGTACGTGATGAACTCCTCGTTTTCAGAAGTTACCGCGCAcaatttccctccctccttcgtaTGGGTGGGTCCTTGAAAACGATAACGTAACCCGgccgaaatttaatttctcgtgTTGCTTGCACTGTTGGGAGGAAGATCGTGGTTAATTAAATCGCGAAGCATAGTTTCCTAAGGCCGGGTTAGGAGACGGGGACGAGGAGCCGCGTCGTTTAGTTCGAAACGACTTTAGTTGCACGAAAACACTACGCGTCTCTCGGTCGACAAAAATAGCGGCTAATGGCTGTGATTTGCCGATCCCGTCTTCTTCCCTCTATCTAACGTATTTACCTTACTCACGTGTCATTTTTCAACCGGGAGGAAGTGGAAAACGCtataccaccaccaccaccaccgtttCTTATTTACCTTCGTGAAACGAATACCTTTGCGAACCGGCTACCTTGCCCGACtccaaagaaattttagacaACGGACGAACATGCGCCACGCTTAATACGACACCCGTGTGCTCCGAACCCATCGAAATTTTCCGACCGAACGACGATGTATCACTTATATATCTATCCCAAACTATCCACCATTGCATggcaaatattttctctccaccaacattttcgattaataataataattcccgAAATTCGTTCTCTAAGTTTTACTAatcgcgaggaggaggaggaggggagttCCCCGAACAATTCACATTCACGTTTCTTCTGAATCATCACGACACGACGGACGTGCGAAAGACTTTGGTCCCCTGTTAATATTTTGGCAAAAGTGTCTCACCCGTTTGCATTCCATCCACGATGACTTAATGCGTTTCGTTTGAACGATCAACGAGGCACATAAACAAGTTGTTTAAATCGGCATCGGGGTATCGTGCTCTCGACACTCCGGTTCGCGGTATTTTCGAGCGAGAAACAAATCTTCTTACACGGTTAATAATACCCCGCGGAACAGAACTACGTTTGAcgtaattttaacattaagaGCATTATCCAATCGGGGATATATCTGATCGACCGTGTTAAGCCGCATCTTAACCGTTTCCCGAGATCGAACACCCGCGGGATAAGAAGAACGGaaggagatagagagagagagagagagaaacgatcgatcgatctcctAACAACGATACGAACTCCCTTTAACGATTCATtcgtaattaagaaaattcttaGATCTCCTCTTCCACATATTTCGAGGAGAATAATTATCACTTTTTCTTCGTACGATGCTGCTTCGTAAGGATGACGCCTTTCTTTACCGCCGTCCCCCCACTCCGACCCTCATCATCCGTCCCGTGATCGACTCGAGAGAAGCACACCTTTCCCCCGGTTGGTTGGAAAAATAACAGGAAAATCGGCTATGCGAGGAGAGaagggggaagaggagggggcggagagaaataaattgaaaatctatcTCCGGGATGCGTGATCGGTGGCATAGCAGAATACAGAGCGGCGGTGTGTTCCAAAAGCTACATGTCGCGGGTCTCTCCGGGAGCGGTTGGATTCGTTCCAACAGAGTTCGAAgtagagaaggagaaagagagagagagggaaggctAGGTGGAGAGGCAAGGGTAGAGAAgcgagaagaggaaaagagggagaggTAAGCAAGCAAGCAAACAGGCAGGCAGGCAAgtaagcgagcgagcgagcgagcgagcaagCAAGCGAGCGaaggagcgagcgagcgagcaagcaagcaagcaagcaagcGAGCGAGGCAGGCTAGCAGGCGAACAGGCAACCAGGCAGCCAGGCAGGCAGCTCGAGAGCATTGGAGAATTACAAGAGGGTTTCTGTGTGGCGCACAGCATACGGACTACGATGTATTTTTACTCCGGACATCACGGCGCCGGACAACTCGTAAATAGACACTCTCGCACCGACGCTCTCTTTCGCTTGCCTGCTCTTCTCTCCCGTCGtcgtcttcgtcgtcgtcTTGGTCGTCGTCTTGGTCGTTGTCGTGGTCGTCGTCTTGGTCGCCGTCGTGCGGTTCGCGTTGCGAACTCCCTCTTacatcctcctcccccctctcctcctcgaaaAACCTatcttcgagagagagagagagagagacgatgacaacgacgacgacgacgacaaccgATCTCCTAGCTCCTCGATTTTATCATCGAAACGACCTCCAAACGCGCCCTTTTAATGGCCTGTGAGAACGAATAAGCGCCACGAGATATATGTGTGTACACGTTTCCCTTtattctcctctttctctctagaACACGGGATTCTCTGTTCGGCTCGAAAGCCGGGCGACAAAAGTAGGAGGATGTAATATTCCttgttttcaaaattcgatGGAGGGCATTAAACGGTCGATACGGGATATATACGGAGGAGAAAGCAAAGGCATCTTCTTTGAATGAACAGAGCTACGCGTCAGAGACACGACGCGCAGCGTATCAATTGAGAATCTCTTCGCTTCGGGAGAGTATAAATTAAACGTAGCGCGCGAAACAGCATCGCGCAGCAGAACACGAAATAAATACGTGGCGATATTTACGCGGCCAATTAACGCGgtgtaaatgataattaacgaAACCTCCTACCTGGAAACGCGAAAAATTTAACGCCGTTATCTAAATCGGAAACGCATCTCTTTATTCCGAAAGAAATCTACGAATAAATATCACGATGATATTAAAgcattaaaacttatatagaCCTTTGTCCACGAAGATATTATGAGATATCGAatgtatcgtaaaaaaaaaaaaagtgattccTTTACGACTTTGATCGAGTCGTTTGATATCTATCTTAAATCTGGGAGgggggataaaaaaaaaaagaaaaaagaaaaaaaatatgaagcgactcgatggaagaaaaataggaaTGGACGATCGTTAATCAAAAGAAGCGGCGAGGATCCGAGGAGGACACGACGGTTCGCCTTGAACTTTCGATACATTCGAGGTATTCCCGGAGATTTGTCCTCCTATCCGGCGTTCGCGACACGAGAGATTCTCCCGTCGCTACAGGTGTGTCGGGGTCTTTAGCCTCCCGAGAGTGGGCCGAGTAAAAAGCCCGAGATCCTTACGGCGAGAATACGCCTTAACGTTTACAACACGTTTGCGGAAAAGAGCACGACCTACTCCCCTCCGTTCGCCTTGTATAAAACGCCGATTACTATAAACGCGG contains:
- the LOC408292 gene encoding transcriptional coactivator YAP1 isoform X1 — protein: MALNQDVDQLSKSNLVVRIDQNSESDLQALFDSVLKPDSKRPLQVPLRMRNLPDSFFNPPSTGSKSPSISHSRENSADSAFGTAAAAAAAAVGGGGPTPGGNATGTPATGAAGAATGGSGNSAGSGSNAAGAAAAGLTVAHPRAHSSPASLQQTYASAQQAPQHAPQPHARHHHHQKQRSYDVISTVDDLGPLPHGWEQARTPEGQIYFLNHLTRTTTWEDPRKTAAAANVAAVAAAVDNGKSSTGATNSLGPLPDGWEQARTPEGEIYFINHQTRTTSWFDPRIRKFPILRIESFTLVSFILDNHFYPDRIINNNCAHVSATHLQRAPTSGAMLPQNWLQQQQPTGGGIQNNQTLQACQQKLRLQSLQMERERLKQRQQEIIRQQELMLRQSTTDAAMDPFLSGINEQHARQESADSGLGLGSAYSLPHTPEDFLANIDDNMDGTSDGGAPMETPDLSTLSDNIDSTDDLVPSLQLSEDFSSDILDDVQSLINPNTTKPENVLTWL
- the LOC408292 gene encoding transcriptional coactivator YAP1 isoform X2; amino-acid sequence: MALNQDVDQLSKSNLVVRIDQNSESDLQALFDSVLKPDSKRPLQVPLRMRNLPDSFFNPPSTGSKSPSISHSRENSADSAFGTAAAAAAAAVGGGGPTPGGNATGTPATGAAGAATGGSGNSAGSGSNAAGAAAAGLTVAHPRAHSSPASLQQTYASAQQAPQHAPQPHARHHHHQKQRSYDVISTVDDLGPLPHGWEQARTPEGQIYFLNHLTRTTTWEDPRKTAAAANVAAVAAAVDNGKSSTGATNSLGPLPDGWEQARTPEGEIYFINHQTRTTSWFDPRIPTHLQRAPTSGAMLPQNWLQQQQPTGGGIQNNQTLQACQQKLRLQSLQMERERLKQRQQEIIRQQELMLRQSTTDAAMDPFLSGINEQHARQESADSGLGLGSAYSLPHTPEDFLANIDDNMDGTSDGGAPMETPDLSTLSDNIDSTDDLVPSLQLSEDFSSDILDDVQSLINPNTTKPENVLTWL